A genomic stretch from Oleomonas cavernae includes:
- the xseA gene encoding exodeoxyribonuclease VII large subunit, which translates to MEDTANPATAPNLPEFSVSELSNLLKRTVEDRFALVRVRGELSGVKRHSSGHLYFALKDADAVLDGVAWRGVASKLKFRPEDGLEVVAVGRLTTYPGRSKYQIVVEALEPAGAGALMALLEERKRKLTAEGLFSPERKKVLPFLPDVIGVVTSPTGAVIRDILHRLADRFPRHVLVWPVAVQGEGAAEQVATAIRGFNAIRPGGRVPRPDLLIVARGGGSLEDLWAFNEEIVVRAAAESRIPLISAVGHETDTTLIDFASDRRAPTPTAAAEMAVPVRAELLDRVEEYGSRGRQGARRLVAERETRLDGLARGLRHPRTLIEPAEQRLDDLGERLPRALLGLTAERRRDLAEAAGGLRPNVLLSEIRQKSERLTQVTQRLAPAALRRLDNAAQRLTAPGQLLESLSYQRVLSRGYAVVRRAGELTTKAASVGAGDVLDIEFADGRVAAIATSEAPALKRRAKARSDDTPPEQGSLI; encoded by the coding sequence ATGGAAGACACTGCAAACCCCGCGACCGCGCCCAACCTGCCGGAATTCTCGGTCTCGGAACTGTCCAACCTGCTGAAGCGCACGGTCGAGGACCGATTCGCCCTGGTCCGGGTGCGCGGCGAATTGTCCGGCGTGAAGCGGCACTCGTCAGGCCATCTCTATTTCGCCCTGAAGGACGCCGATGCGGTGCTGGACGGCGTCGCCTGGCGCGGCGTCGCCTCGAAACTGAAATTCCGGCCCGAGGACGGCTTGGAAGTGGTGGCGGTCGGCCGCCTGACCACCTATCCCGGCCGCTCGAAATACCAGATCGTGGTCGAAGCCCTCGAGCCTGCCGGGGCCGGCGCCCTGATGGCCCTGCTGGAGGAGCGCAAGCGCAAGCTGACCGCTGAGGGCCTGTTTTCGCCCGAGCGCAAGAAGGTCCTGCCCTTCCTGCCCGACGTCATCGGCGTCGTCACCTCGCCCACCGGTGCGGTGATCCGCGACATCCTGCACCGCTTGGCCGATCGCTTCCCCCGCCATGTCCTGGTCTGGCCCGTGGCCGTGCAGGGCGAAGGGGCGGCGGAGCAGGTCGCCACCGCCATCCGCGGCTTCAATGCAATCCGGCCGGGCGGCCGGGTGCCCCGGCCCGACCTGCTGATCGTGGCGCGCGGCGGCGGGAGTCTGGAAGACCTCTGGGCCTTCAACGAGGAGATCGTGGTGCGGGCGGCGGCCGAGAGCCGCATCCCCCTGATTTCCGCCGTCGGCCACGAGACCGACACCACCCTGATCGACTTCGCCTCGGACCGGCGCGCGCCCACGCCCACGGCGGCGGCGGAAATGGCCGTGCCGGTGCGGGCCGAACTGCTGGACCGGGTGGAGGAATACGGCAGCCGCGGCCGCCAGGGCGCCCGCCGCCTGGTGGCCGAGCGCGAGACCCGGCTGGACGGCCTCGCTCGCGGCCTGCGCCATCCCCGCACCCTGATCGAGCCGGCGGAACAGCGCCTGGACGACCTGGGCGAACGCCTGCCCCGCGCCCTGCTGGGCCTTACGGCCGAACGCCGGCGCGACCTGGCCGAGGCGGCCGGCGGCCTGCGCCCCAACGTCCTGCTCAGCGAGATCCGCCAGAAGAGCGAGCGCCTGACCCAGGTCACCCAGCGCCTGGCGCCCGCGGCCCTGCGCCGGCTGGACAATGCCGCCCAGCGCCTGACCGCCCCCGGCCAGTTGCTGGAAAGCCTCAGCTACCAGCGCGTCCTCTCGCGCGGCTATGCCGTGGTGCGCCGAGCCGGCGAGTTGACGACCAAGGCGGCCAGCGTGGGGGCTGGCGACGTGCTGGACATCGAATTCGCCGACGGCCGGGTGGCCGCGATCGCCACCAGCGAGGCCCCCGCCCTCAAGCGCCGCGCCAAGGCGCGCAGCGACGACACCCCGCCCGAACAGGGCAGCTTGATCTGA
- a CDS encoding DUF2093 domain-containing protein, with translation MDSAAPAKLLYDHGQFKVLWPGSYVICAVTGVRIPLEDLRYWSVELQEPYASPEAALKRAAAKA, from the coding sequence ATGGACAGCGCCGCCCCGGCCAAACTTCTCTACGACCACGGCCAGTTCAAAGTGCTGTGGCCCGGCTCCTACGTGATCTGCGCCGTCACCGGCGTGCGCATCCCGCTCGAAGACCTGCGCTATTGGTCGGTCGAGTTGCAGGAACCCTACGCCTCGCCCGAAGCGGCGCTGAAACGGGCGGCGGCGAAGGCTTGA
- a CDS encoding M23 family metallopeptidase, whose protein sequence is MLVKLFSLGAILFLATPALADTRFEGSFRQGALVIGRTEPAATVRFADRTLRVAPDGRFAFGLGRDFEGDAVLDITLPGGGHETVRQTVAKGEWDVQRIDGLPDKQVTPDEATLARIKEERAQIAAARATDRAAFEWEAGFAWPAKGRISGVYGSQRILNGQPRQPHLGLDVAQPTGTPVHAAVAGVVVLAQKDLYFTGGTIIIDHGTGVQTLYAHLSRVDVKAGDAVTTETVIGAIGATGRVTGPHLHFGVAWYGTQLDPALVLPAQ, encoded by the coding sequence ATGCTCGTGAAACTGTTCAGCTTGGGCGCCATCCTGTTCCTGGCAACGCCCGCCCTCGCCGACACCCGCTTCGAGGGCAGCTTCCGCCAGGGGGCGCTCGTGATCGGCCGGACCGAACCGGCGGCCACGGTTCGCTTTGCCGACCGCACCCTGCGCGTGGCGCCGGACGGGCGCTTCGCCTTCGGGCTGGGGCGCGATTTCGAGGGTGATGCGGTCCTGGACATCACCTTGCCCGGCGGCGGGCACGAAACCGTGCGCCAGACGGTCGCCAAAGGCGAATGGGACGTTCAGCGTATCGACGGCCTGCCGGACAAGCAGGTGACGCCCGACGAGGCGACGCTCGCCCGCATCAAGGAGGAACGTGCGCAAATCGCTGCCGCCCGCGCCACCGACCGCGCCGCCTTCGAATGGGAGGCCGGCTTTGCCTGGCCCGCCAAGGGCCGCATCTCCGGCGTCTACGGCAGCCAGCGCATCCTCAACGGCCAGCCGCGCCAGCCGCACCTGGGGCTGGACGTGGCCCAGCCCACCGGCACGCCGGTCCATGCCGCGGTCGCCGGCGTGGTGGTACTGGCACAGAAGGACCTCTACTTCACCGGCGGCACGATCATCATCGATCATGGCACAGGCGTGCAGACGCTCTATGCCCACCTCTCGCGGGTCGACGTGAAGGCGGGAGACGCGGTCACCACCGAGACCGTGATCGGCGCCATCGGCGCCACCGGCCGGGTTACCGGCCCGCATTTGCACTTCGGCGTCGCCTGGTACGGCACCCAGCTCGATCCGGCGTTGGTACTGCCAGCTCAATAA
- the thyX gene encoding FAD-dependent thymidylate synthase, protein MTPDQKAEIDALRAQSFTTRRATVPALEEILYDVIPVLDHGFIRVIDYMGDDAAVVQAARVSYGKGTKKVREDAGLIAYLMRHRHSTPFEMCEIKFHVKLPIFVARQWIRHRTANVNEYSARYSILDREFYVPKPEHMAAQSASNRQGRGDVLPADKAAAVMKLLRDDAERSYDHYLEMLGTGDERSEEDRGLAAAAETVAVTGLARELARMNLSLNFYTQWYWKTDLHNFMHFLSLRADPHAQYEIRVYAEAMADVLARWVPATHDAFTNYRLGGALLSAKALAVVKAMLDGQAVDKTASGMSAREWAEVMATLGR, encoded by the coding sequence ATGACGCCCGACCAGAAGGCTGAGATAGACGCCCTGCGCGCCCAAAGCTTCACCACCCGCCGCGCGACGGTGCCGGCCCTGGAAGAAATCCTCTACGACGTCATCCCGGTTCTCGACCACGGTTTCATCCGCGTCATCGACTATATGGGCGACGATGCCGCGGTGGTGCAGGCCGCCCGCGTCTCCTACGGCAAGGGCACCAAGAAGGTGCGCGAGGATGCAGGGCTGATCGCCTACCTCATGCGCCATCGCCATTCGACGCCGTTCGAAATGTGCGAGATCAAGTTCCACGTGAAGCTGCCGATCTTCGTCGCGCGCCAGTGGATCCGCCACCGCACCGCCAACGTGAACGAATATTCCGCGCGCTATTCGATCCTCGACCGGGAATTCTATGTGCCCAAGCCGGAGCATATGGCGGCGCAGTCGGCCTCCAACCGCCAGGGCCGCGGCGACGTGCTGCCGGCCGACAAGGCGGCGGCGGTGATGAAGCTGCTGCGCGACGATGCCGAGCGGTCCTACGACCACTACCTGGAAATGCTGGGCACCGGCGACGAACGCTCGGAGGAGGATCGCGGCCTCGCTGCCGCGGCCGAGACGGTCGCGGTTACGGGCCTGGCGCGCGAGCTGGCGCGCATGAACCTGTCGTTGAACTTCTATACCCAATGGTACTGGAAGACCGACCTGCACAATTTCATGCACTTCCTGTCGCTGCGCGCCGATCCCCACGCCCAGTACGAGATCCGCGTCTATGCCGAAGCCATGGCCGACGTGCTGGCGCGCTGGGTGCCCGCGACCCATGACGCCTTCACCAACTATCGCCTGGGCGGCGCCTTGCTCTCGGCCAAGGCGCTGGCCGTGGTGAAGGCCATGCTGGACGGCCAGGCGGTGGACAAGACCGCCAGCGGCATGTCGGCGCGCGAGTGGGCGGAAGTGATGGCAACGCTGGGACGGTAG